A section of the Neorhizobium galegae bv. orientalis str. HAMBI 540 genome encodes:
- a CDS encoding CaiB/BaiF CoA transferase family protein, with the protein MNSLPLDGIRVIDFTQVMLGPCCTQTLADYGAEVIKIEKAKIGDLSRWSLGSDPDGLNNPVFCSLNRNKKSLALDLKLTEARDAVLTLIAGADVVVNNFRPGVMERMGFGYEDLKKINKRLIYAVGTGFGLTGPYQHKGGQDILAQALSGVMRRKSDSAHPTSIYATPLADYSAGMHLVQGILLALLHREKTGEGQQVAVSLYNSMLAMQMQEGAAHMMREKDLNWGAFPLTGVFDTTDGAIVMVGAFKQNPLQDICNALEIEDLSAQDRYKDFDSQMTHRPELQAIFRENFAKNSNTHWLKRLEEVDILCAPVRNLAEALQDPQTVINKMILEAGETAAGPIRLIGSPIDMSAAPVSVRIAPPRLGQHNDEILTSLEARRGDAA; encoded by the coding sequence ATGAACTCTCTACCCCTCGACGGCATCCGCGTGATCGATTTCACGCAGGTCATGCTCGGCCCCTGCTGCACCCAGACGCTCGCCGACTACGGCGCCGAAGTCATCAAGATCGAGAAGGCCAAGATCGGTGACCTGTCGCGCTGGTCGCTCGGCTCCGACCCGGACGGCCTCAACAATCCGGTCTTCTGCTCGCTGAACCGCAACAAGAAGAGCCTGGCGCTGGACCTGAAGCTCACCGAAGCCCGCGACGCAGTGCTGACGCTGATCGCCGGCGCCGACGTGGTGGTCAACAACTTCCGCCCTGGCGTGATGGAGCGCATGGGCTTCGGTTACGAGGACCTGAAGAAGATCAACAAGCGGCTGATCTATGCCGTCGGCACCGGCTTTGGCCTCACCGGCCCCTACCAGCACAAGGGTGGCCAGGATATTCTCGCCCAGGCTCTGTCCGGCGTCATGCGCCGCAAGTCCGACAGCGCCCACCCGACCTCGATCTACGCCACCCCGCTTGCCGACTATTCCGCCGGCATGCACCTCGTCCAGGGCATCCTGCTTGCGCTCCTGCATCGAGAAAAAACCGGCGAAGGCCAGCAGGTCGCCGTCAGCCTCTACAATTCCATGCTCGCCATGCAGATGCAGGAAGGTGCCGCGCACATGATGCGCGAGAAGGATTTGAACTGGGGCGCCTTCCCGCTGACCGGCGTGTTCGACACGACCGACGGCGCGATCGTCATGGTCGGCGCCTTTAAGCAGAACCCGTTGCAGGACATCTGCAACGCGCTCGAAATCGAGGACCTGTCGGCTCAAGATCGCTACAAGGACTTCGATTCCCAGATGACGCATCGCCCCGAACTGCAGGCGATCTTCCGCGAGAATTTTGCCAAGAATAGCAATACCCATTGGCTGAAGCGCCTGGAAGAGGTTGATATCCTCTGCGCGCCCGTGCGCAACCTCGCCGAAGCGCTGCAGGATCCGCAGACGGTCATCAACAAGATGATCCTCGAAGCGGGTGAAACGGCTGCCGGTCCCATCCGCCTGATCGGTTCGCCAATCGACATGTCGGCCGCTCCGGTTTCGGTGCGCATCGCGCCGCCGCGGCTCGGTCAGCACAATGACGAGATCCTGACTTCCCTCGAAGCCCGCCGCGGAGATGCGGCATGA
- the nadC gene encoding carboxylating nicotinate-nucleotide diphosphorylase translates to MTLAALPRLLVEPPVRAALLEDLGLAGDITSTAVIPAGHRSTVVMAARKHGVIAGLDAAELAFQLVDPKIVMTRHIEDGGAVKPGDVIATIEGPSRGLLTGERTALNFLGHLSGIASVTAGIVAAIEGTRASVVCTRKTTPGLRALEKYAVRAGGGMNHRFALYDAVLIKDNHVAIAGGIAESIRRAKAGVGHMVKIEVEVDTLDQLHEAMEVGVDAVLLDNMTPDQLREAVGIVAGRAITEASGGITPATAAAVAASGVDLLSVGWITHSAPTLDIGLDFRSAN, encoded by the coding sequence ATGACCCTTGCCGCCCTTCCGCGACTTCTCGTCGAACCGCCGGTGCGCGCCGCACTTCTGGAAGACCTCGGCCTGGCCGGTGACATCACGTCCACGGCAGTCATTCCGGCCGGTCACCGCTCGACGGTTGTCATGGCGGCCCGCAAGCACGGCGTCATCGCCGGCCTTGATGCGGCCGAGCTCGCCTTCCAGCTCGTCGATCCGAAGATCGTCATGACCCGTCATATCGAGGATGGGGGGGCGGTGAAGCCGGGTGACGTGATCGCGACGATCGAAGGTCCGTCCCGCGGCCTTCTGACCGGCGAACGGACGGCGCTCAATTTCCTCGGCCATCTCTCCGGCATCGCCAGCGTCACGGCCGGCATCGTCGCGGCGATCGAAGGCACCAGGGCTTCCGTCGTCTGCACCCGCAAGACGACGCCGGGGCTTCGGGCGCTGGAGAAATACGCGGTGCGCGCCGGCGGTGGCATGAACCATCGCTTTGCGCTCTATGACGCGGTGCTGATCAAGGACAATCACGTGGCGATTGCCGGCGGCATCGCCGAATCCATCCGCCGCGCCAAGGCGGGCGTTGGGCATATGGTCAAGATCGAGGTGGAGGTGGATACGCTCGACCAGCTTCACGAAGCCATGGAGGTCGGCGTCGATGCGGTGTTGCTCGACAACATGACGCCGGACCAGCTTCGCGAGGCCGTCGGCATCGTCGCGGGCCGGGCGATCACCGAAGCGTCCGGCGGGATCACGCCGGCGACGGCCGCAGCCGTGGCCGCCTCGGGCGTCGATCTGCTCTCCGTCGGGTGGATCACGCATAGCGCGCCGACGCTCGACATTGGGCTCGATTTCCGGTCTGCAAATTAG
- a CDS encoding dipeptidase has product MPRIPEDQIDAVLALVDADIDKSLQRLFDLIRIPSISTDPGYRDQCKAAAEWLSRDLDSIGFDASIRPTTGHPMVVAHQKDAAGPHLLFYGHYDVQPVDPLALWTSDPFEPRLEPLPNGDTAIVARGASDDKGQMMTFVEACRAWKAVTGKLPVQVSILFEGEEEAGSPSLAPFLDATAEELKADMVYVCDTDMWDRETPAVTTMLRGLYSTEVEIACADRDLHSGMFGNAARNALQVLSDVVSSLRTPDGGVAVEGFYDGVKELPEAIKAQWQRLPFDEKGFLADIGLTIPAGEAGRSVLEQVWARPSCEINGMSGGYTGEGFKTVIPAKATAKISFRLVEGQVPEKIRDAFKAHVAARIPADCSVTFKDFGLAPATVMPIESPFLTKTLAALSAEWECEAALAGTGGSIPIIGEFKRRLGCDALLVGFARFDNRVHSPNEKYDLSSFHKGIRSWVRILAELAE; this is encoded by the coding sequence ATGCCGAGAATACCCGAAGACCAGATCGATGCCGTGCTGGCTCTCGTCGATGCCGATATCGACAAGAGCCTCCAGCGCCTCTTTGATCTGATCCGCATTCCGAGCATCTCTACCGATCCCGGCTATCGCGATCAGTGCAAGGCGGCCGCCGAGTGGCTGAGCCGCGACCTCGACTCGATCGGCTTCGATGCGTCCATCCGGCCGACCACGGGCCATCCGATGGTCGTCGCGCACCAGAAGGATGCAGCCGGGCCGCATCTGCTGTTCTACGGGCATTACGACGTCCAGCCGGTCGATCCGCTGGCGCTCTGGACCAGCGATCCGTTCGAGCCGCGGCTGGAACCGTTGCCGAACGGCGACACCGCGATCGTCGCGCGCGGCGCTTCGGACGACAAGGGCCAGATGATGACCTTCGTCGAGGCCTGCCGTGCCTGGAAGGCGGTGACCGGCAAGCTGCCGGTGCAGGTCAGCATTCTTTTCGAAGGCGAGGAGGAGGCAGGCAGCCCGAGCCTTGCGCCGTTCCTCGATGCGACCGCCGAAGAGCTGAAGGCCGACATGGTCTATGTCTGCGACACCGACATGTGGGACCGGGAGACGCCGGCAGTCACCACGATGCTGCGCGGGCTCTACAGCACCGAAGTCGAGATCGCCTGCGCCGACCGGGACCTGCATTCCGGTATGTTTGGCAATGCCGCCCGCAACGCGCTGCAGGTGCTGTCGGATGTCGTGTCGAGCCTCAGGACGCCGGATGGCGGCGTGGCGGTCGAGGGCTTTTACGACGGCGTCAAGGAACTGCCGGAAGCCATCAAGGCGCAGTGGCAGCGGCTGCCGTTCGACGAAAAGGGCTTTCTCGCCGATATCGGGCTCACGATCCCCGCGGGTGAAGCGGGCCGGTCCGTCCTCGAACAGGTCTGGGCACGGCCGAGCTGCGAGATCAACGGCATGAGCGGCGGCTATACCGGCGAGGGCTTTAAGACGGTCATCCCGGCCAAGGCGACCGCCAAGATCTCGTTCCGCCTGGTCGAGGGCCAAGTGCCGGAAAAGATCCGAGATGCCTTCAAGGCGCATGTCGCGGCGCGCATTCCGGCCGACTGCTCGGTGACGTTCAAGGATTTCGGCCTGGCGCCGGCGACCGTGATGCCGATCGAAAGCCCGTTCCTGACGAAGACGTTAGCCGCACTTTCCGCCGAATGGGAATGCGAGGCGGCACTTGCCGGAACCGGCGGCTCGATCCCGATCATCGGCGAGTTCAAGCGCCGGCTCGGCTGCGACGCGTTGCTTGTCGGCTTCGCCCGTTTCGACAACCGCGTTCACAGCCCGAACGAGAAATACGACCTGTCGAGCTTCCACAAGGGCATCCGCTCCTGGGTGCGTATTCTCGCCGAACTTGCCGAGTGA
- a CDS encoding adenine deaminase, with amino-acid sequence MTALTRFSVQPLSTMTRRLADVASARRDPDLVIQGARVLSTYSERILEGREVWISGGRIAAVKSAGSYRNGSAKLYDAKGGIIAPGLVDPHIHIESSMVTACAYAEAALLNGTTTIFCDSHEIGNVMDVAGVEAMLEDARLAPLSIFLTVPSTVPATSPELETAGGDLTPAKIAALFDKWPEAVALGEKMDFVPVAMGDERSHAILAAALQRGRPVSGHVYGREFVAAYAASGVTDTHEAIDRDIADDLLEAGVWLFLRGGPPTTPWHSLPHAIKTITELGASHKRVAVCTDDRDAEDLLAFGLDWVTREAVKAGMTPEQAWAMGSLHGATRFGMEGEIGGMGGGRRADLVLLTDDLKPVSTWYGGELVVDNRKITPILDEALSKPYRYPEAAYHTVKLPKNLKLAPDLPVDTVTAHTIRTELPGITLGHLTVTLEPADRWQTHFDRHDLCFVTVVERHGKSSGNVAHGLLNGFGLKKGAVASSVGHDSHNIIVAGTNELDMQLALDAIEEKQGGVCVVMDGKVTAMVPLPIAGLLSDKRVHEVAGEVKALKLEWEKAGCTIAYMGFNLIPLSVIPEIRITDKGLVLVPEMVISPLFEKA; translated from the coding sequence ATGACCGCCCTCACCCGCTTCTCCGTCCAGCCCCTGTCAACCATGACCCGCCGTCTCGCCGATGTCGCCTCGGCCCGTCGCGACCCCGATCTGGTCATCCAGGGTGCACGCGTCCTCTCCACCTATTCGGAGCGCATTCTCGAGGGTCGCGAAGTCTGGATCTCCGGCGGTCGCATCGCAGCCGTCAAATCGGCCGGCAGCTACCGGAACGGCTCGGCAAAGCTCTACGACGCCAAAGGCGGCATCATCGCGCCCGGCCTCGTCGATCCGCATATCCATATCGAATCCTCGATGGTAACGGCCTGCGCCTATGCCGAAGCGGCACTCCTCAACGGCACCACGACGATCTTCTGCGACAGCCACGAGATCGGCAATGTCATGGACGTCGCGGGCGTCGAGGCCATGCTCGAAGATGCCCGACTTGCCCCTCTGTCGATCTTCCTCACTGTGCCCAGCACCGTGCCCGCGACATCTCCGGAACTCGAAACCGCCGGCGGCGATCTGACACCCGCCAAGATCGCCGCGCTCTTCGACAAATGGCCGGAAGCGGTGGCGCTCGGCGAAAAGATGGATTTCGTCCCCGTCGCCATGGGCGACGAGCGCAGCCATGCGATCCTTGCCGCAGCGCTCCAGCGCGGCCGGCCGGTTTCCGGCCACGTCTACGGCCGGGAATTCGTCGCGGCCTATGCCGCGTCCGGCGTCACCGATACCCATGAGGCGATCGACCGCGACATCGCCGACGACCTGCTCGAAGCGGGCGTCTGGCTCTTCCTGCGCGGCGGTCCGCCGACGACGCCGTGGCATTCGCTGCCGCATGCGATCAAGACGATCACCGAACTCGGCGCCTCGCATAAACGCGTCGCGGTCTGCACCGATGATCGCGACGCCGAGGACCTGCTCGCCTTCGGGCTCGACTGGGTGACACGCGAGGCTGTCAAGGCCGGCATGACGCCGGAACAGGCCTGGGCGATGGGCTCACTGCACGGCGCGACCCGTTTCGGCATGGAAGGCGAGATCGGCGGCATGGGCGGCGGACGGAGGGCGGACCTCGTGCTTCTGACCGACGACCTGAAGCCGGTCAGCACCTGGTACGGCGGCGAACTGGTGGTCGACAACCGCAAGATCACGCCAATCCTGGATGAAGCGCTTTCAAAACCCTATCGCTATCCGGAGGCCGCCTACCACACCGTCAAGCTGCCGAAAAACCTGAAACTGGCGCCCGATCTTCCCGTCGACACCGTCACTGCCCATACGATCCGCACGGAGCTTCCCGGCATCACGCTCGGCCATCTCACGGTGACGCTCGAACCCGCCGACCGCTGGCAGACTCATTTCGACCGTCACGACCTCTGCTTCGTCACCGTCGTCGAGCGGCACGGCAAATCGTCCGGCAATGTCGCACATGGGTTGCTCAACGGTTTCGGCCTGAAAAAGGGCGCCGTCGCCTCCTCCGTCGGCCATGACAGCCACAACATCATCGTCGCCGGCACCAATGAGCTCGACATGCAGCTGGCGCTGGATGCGATCGAGGAAAAACAGGGCGGCGTCTGCGTTGTCATGGATGGCAAGGTTACGGCGATGGTGCCGCTGCCGATCGCCGGCCTGCTCTCCGACAAACGCGTCCACGAGGTCGCCGGCGAGGTGAAGGCCCTCAAGCTCGAATGGGAAAAGGCCGGCTGCACCATCGCCTATATGGGCTTCAACCTCATCCCGCTGTCGGTCATCCCGGAAATCCGCATCACCGACAAGGGACTTGTCCTGGTGCCGGAAATGGTGATCTCACCGCTCTTCGAAAAAGCCTGA
- a CDS encoding enoyl-CoA hydratase-related protein, whose protein sequence is MTVGFSVENRVARVTLDRPDRMNAVDAATEKELEAIWTEIESRDDISCVVLTGSGQKAFCTGADLKGGATKSGLEYWAESRTNGFGGLAFRKSLDVPVIARVNGYALGGGFEMVLGCDIVIAADTAKFGLPEARVGRMPLDGGMVLLQRKIPHNLAMSVMLTGRQFTAAEMQGFGIVNETVPFDELDAAVDRWVSDIVACAPLSLKAIKQTVNRTGHLSPAEAQGLRTPALIRALQSEDAVEGVTAFREKRAPVWQGR, encoded by the coding sequence ATGACCGTCGGATTTTCCGTCGAGAACCGGGTCGCACGGGTCACGCTTGACCGCCCGGATCGCATGAACGCCGTCGATGCCGCGACCGAAAAGGAACTCGAGGCGATCTGGACCGAGATCGAATCCCGCGACGACATCTCCTGCGTGGTCCTGACCGGCAGCGGCCAAAAGGCCTTCTGCACCGGCGCCGACCTCAAGGGCGGCGCCACCAAGAGTGGCCTCGAATATTGGGCGGAAAGCCGCACCAACGGCTTCGGCGGCCTTGCCTTCCGCAAATCGCTGGACGTGCCGGTGATCGCCCGCGTCAACGGCTATGCGCTCGGCGGCGGCTTCGAAATGGTGCTCGGCTGCGACATCGTGATTGCCGCCGACACCGCGAAATTCGGCCTGCCGGAAGCACGCGTCGGCCGCATGCCGCTCGACGGCGGCATGGTGCTCCTGCAGCGGAAAATCCCGCACAACCTTGCCATGTCCGTGATGCTGACCGGCCGGCAGTTCACCGCCGCCGAAATGCAGGGCTTCGGCATCGTCAACGAGACCGTGCCCTTCGATGAACTGGATGCGGCCGTCGACAGATGGGTGAGCGATATCGTCGCCTGCGCACCGCTGTCGTTGAAGGCGATCAAGCAGACGGTCAACCGCACCGGTCATCTCAGCCCTGCCGAAGCTCAAGGCCTGCGCACCCCCGCGCTGATCCGTGCGCTTCAGAGCGAAGACGCCGTCGAAGGCGTGACGGCCTTCCGCGAAAAGCGCGCTCCGGTTTGGCAGGGCCGGTAG
- the fdxA gene encoding ferredoxin has protein sequence MAYIITEPCIDVKDGACTAACPVDCIYEGGRMFYIHPDECINCGLCLSICPVDAIAYDEEANEAQMAFIPVNRDYFGADVTGLGSPGGWDKSRTRNIDHPVVTSAPVREAAH, from the coding sequence ATGGCCTATATCATCACCGAACCCTGTATCGACGTGAAGGACGGCGCCTGCACCGCGGCCTGTCCCGTCGACTGCATCTACGAGGGTGGGCGGATGTTCTATATCCATCCGGACGAGTGCATCAATTGCGGCCTTTGTCTCTCCATCTGTCCGGTGGATGCGATCGCCTATGACGAGGAGGCGAACGAGGCGCAGATGGCGTTCATTCCGGTCAACCGGGATTATTTCGGAGCCGACGTCACCGGGTTGGGATCACCCGGCGGCTGGGACAAAAGCCGGACGCGGAATATCGATCACCCGGTAGTGACATCGGCGCCCGTGCGCGAGGCGGCTCACTAA
- a CDS encoding amidohydrolase family protein, whose product MTSNEDTRFLPHPGHEKALRGDAAQAALPALASAIPLAGGELLLPMPVNAHDHGYGIRTLDFGSLDDALESWIPTMRLRPRTDAYLEALVAFGRLAKTGVAATIHCHNSLNAARMVDEALEVIRAAKDVGIRLGLSCPLLDRDAWAYDGGPERLKPFLSPADWEALSPLAPRYAPFKDQLAAADAVAAANFNPLVDVQYGPIGPQWCSNALLEAIAEASAANDRRIHMHLLESPRQRAWLDRRFPQGIVRYLDEIGFLSSRLAVAHGVQLRPDEYELLAERGVQLVSNPSANLRLRSGTAPLADAVKRGLRFGIGLDGSAFDDDQDLWREMRLLYFLHGGRELERSFTAARIFDAAIQTGATVVNAPLGEDFTVINYGALIADSIFDDLDEAEVLLNRMSAAHAKAVYVAGQPVMRDGRLVNVDFDAARKELLAQARADLPRLTIERERCGKLIAATRAYYGSWTSA is encoded by the coding sequence GTGACATCAAACGAGGACACGCGTTTCCTGCCGCATCCGGGCCATGAAAAAGCCCTGCGCGGCGACGCGGCGCAAGCTGCCCTTCCCGCCTTGGCCTCGGCCATTCCACTTGCCGGCGGCGAGCTGCTTCTGCCGATGCCGGTCAACGCCCATGACCACGGCTACGGCATCCGCACGCTCGATTTCGGCAGCCTCGACGACGCGCTGGAAAGCTGGATCCCGACGATGCGGCTGCGGCCCCGCACCGATGCCTATCTCGAAGCCCTCGTCGCCTTCGGACGCCTCGCAAAAACCGGCGTCGCCGCGACCATCCACTGCCACAATTCCCTGAATGCGGCCCGCATGGTCGATGAAGCCCTGGAGGTGATCCGGGCGGCAAAGGATGTCGGCATCCGCCTCGGCCTCTCCTGCCCGCTCCTCGACCGCGACGCCTGGGCTTATGACGGTGGCCCTGAACGGTTGAAGCCGTTCCTGAGCCCCGCGGACTGGGAAGCCCTTTCTCCCCTAGCGCCCCGCTATGCGCCCTTCAAGGATCAGCTCGCCGCCGCCGATGCCGTCGCGGCAGCGAATTTCAATCCGCTGGTCGATGTCCAATACGGCCCGATTGGCCCGCAATGGTGCTCGAACGCCCTGCTCGAAGCGATCGCCGAGGCCTCCGCCGCCAACGATCGCCGTATCCACATGCACCTGCTCGAAAGCCCACGACAGAGAGCATGGCTGGACCGTCGCTTCCCGCAGGGCATCGTCCGCTATCTCGACGAGATCGGCTTCCTCTCGTCGCGCCTGGCGGTCGCCCACGGCGTTCAGCTCCGGCCGGACGAATACGAACTGCTGGCCGAGCGCGGCGTCCAGCTCGTCTCCAATCCCTCCGCCAACCTGCGCCTGCGCTCCGGCACCGCGCCGCTCGCGGATGCCGTTAAGCGCGGCCTCCGCTTCGGCATCGGGCTCGACGGCAGCGCCTTCGACGACGACCAGGATCTCTGGCGCGAAATGCGGCTTCTTTATTTCCTGCATGGAGGCCGCGAATTGGAGCGAAGCTTTACTGCAGCCCGTATTTTCGACGCAGCAATCCAGACCGGCGCGACTGTCGTCAACGCCCCGCTCGGAGAGGATTTTACGGTGATCAACTACGGCGCTCTGATCGCCGACAGCATCTTCGACGATCTCGATGAGGCGGAAGTGCTCCTCAACCGCATGTCCGCCGCTCATGCCAAGGCCGTCTATGTCGCCGGCCAGCCGGTCATGCGGGACGGCAGGCTCGTGAATGTCGATTTCGATGCGGCTCGCAAGGAACTGCTGGCTCAGGCTCGAGCCGACCTGCCGCGCCTGACCATCGAACGCGAAAGATGCGGCAAGCTGATCGCCGCCACCCGCGCCTATTACGGAAGCTGGACCAGCGCTTAG
- a CDS encoding L-aspartate oxidase translates to MTEILDHLAGRVAIVGSGLAGLVTALTLAPQPVVLITRAALGAETSSAWAQGGIAASLGPDDSADLHLADTLAAGDGLCDPTVAASILNEAPNAIAILEKFGVRFDRAGDGSLSLGLEAAHSRRRIVHVAGDGSGAAIVRALVEAVSATPSITVLDGVEVRRLLTDGDAVSGLLCAAAKGAVTLPTSRVVLATGGLGGLYDATTNPTGNFGQGVMLAARAGAVLADMEFVQFHPTALDSVRRPLALVSEAVRGEGAVLVNERGERFLAREPGAELAARDIVARAISAEIARGGRVFLDARPALGNGFSRRFPAIDALCREASVDPNSDLIPVRPAVHYHMGGVATDANGRSSVPGLWVVGEAASTGLHGANRLASNSLLEAAVMGMRAALDLSATSAGIPHQVTDAELPVSADISAVRPIVSRHLGVLRNAGAIHGAIASLLPLVEIEGSAADPAIVALLIAVFASLRKESRGAHARTDFPLKLAYAERRQMRLADALEIARATTSHPLARSA, encoded by the coding sequence ATGACCGAGATCCTCGACCATCTCGCCGGCCGCGTTGCGATCGTCGGCAGCGGTCTGGCGGGGCTGGTGACGGCGCTGACCTTGGCGCCGCAGCCCGTCGTCCTGATCACCCGCGCCGCCTTGGGTGCGGAAACGTCGAGCGCCTGGGCACAGGGCGGCATTGCCGCAAGCCTCGGGCCCGACGACAGCGCGGACCTGCATCTGGCCGATACGCTCGCAGCCGGCGACGGACTTTGTGATCCGACTGTCGCGGCTTCGATCCTGAACGAAGCCCCGAACGCCATCGCCATCCTGGAAAAATTCGGCGTGCGTTTCGACCGGGCCGGCGATGGCTCGCTTTCGCTCGGCCTGGAGGCTGCCCATTCGCGCCGCCGTATCGTGCATGTGGCGGGCGACGGATCGGGCGCGGCAATCGTCCGGGCTCTTGTCGAGGCCGTCTCCGCAACACCGTCGATCACGGTGCTTGATGGCGTCGAGGTGCGTCGGCTTCTGACGGATGGCGATGCGGTGTCCGGCCTGCTATGCGCGGCGGCGAAAGGCGCGGTCACCCTGCCGACCTCGCGGGTGGTTCTGGCGACCGGCGGCCTCGGCGGGCTTTACGATGCGACCACCAATCCGACCGGCAATTTCGGGCAGGGCGTGATGCTTGCTGCACGAGCAGGCGCGGTGCTCGCGGATATGGAATTCGTGCAGTTCCACCCGACGGCGCTCGACTCGGTTCGGCGGCCGCTGGCGCTGGTGAGTGAAGCGGTGCGCGGCGAGGGCGCGGTGCTGGTCAACGAAAGAGGCGAGCGTTTTCTCGCCCGCGAACCGGGCGCCGAACTGGCTGCGCGGGATATCGTGGCACGTGCCATCAGTGCCGAGATCGCCCGCGGCGGGCGTGTCTTTCTCGATGCCCGGCCGGCGCTCGGAAACGGGTTCTCCAGACGGTTTCCGGCGATCGACGCCCTCTGCCGGGAAGCGAGTGTCGATCCCAATTCCGACCTCATTCCGGTTCGTCCCGCTGTTCATTACCATATGGGCGGGGTGGCGACGGACGCGAATGGCCGCAGTTCTGTGCCCGGTCTCTGGGTGGTCGGCGAGGCGGCCTCGACCGGTCTCCATGGTGCCAACCGGCTGGCCAGCAACTCTCTGCTCGAAGCGGCCGTCATGGGCATGCGGGCCGCGCTAGATCTCTCGGCAACGTCCGCCGGAATACCTCATCAGGTCACTGATGCCGAGCTGCCGGTGTCGGCGGATATTTCCGCCGTGCGGCCGATCGTATCGCGGCATCTCGGCGTCCTCAGAAACGCCGGTGCCATTCATGGTGCGATCGCAAGCCTGCTGCCGCTCGTCGAAATCGAAGGATCGGCCGCCGATCCGGCGATCGTCGCGTTGCTGATTGCTGTTTTCGCGTCGCTGCGAAAGGAATCCCGCGGCGCGCATGCCCGCACCGATTTCCCGTTGAAACTCGCCTATGCGGAACGGCGGCAGATGCGCCTTGCCGACGCGCTGGAAATCGCCCGCGCGACCACCTCCCATCCCCTTGCCCGGAGTGCCTGA
- a CDS encoding LysR family transcriptional regulator: MHASILKYFVEVARAGSIRKASEELHVATSAVSRQIRKLEDELGTPLFERFSDGLRLTSAGKVVLKHAKETIHHYEIMKSDLGDLQGKRTGRVHIACLDSLAVQFMPEFVMGFHRKNPAVDFRIRADNFNNIFHFVADGDCDIGITFDLARPHDIKLVHGVRMPLMVMVAKHHPLARQKSATLQECAQFKLLLQLDNEVMSSMIAVELASLDRVGRTLVATNNQMMLKPLILSGEGVAFFTPLGLLKELKAGDVVALPIAGSRLQNMEVGIVAPHNRQLTHATEAVIEALSVDLEKFSNQIAEVIKR, translated from the coding sequence ATGCACGCCAGTATCCTGAAATATTTCGTCGAAGTCGCGCGCGCCGGCTCGATCCGCAAGGCCTCCGAAGAGCTGCATGTGGCGACCTCCGCTGTCAGCCGCCAAATCCGCAAGCTTGAGGACGAGCTCGGCACGCCGCTGTTCGAACGGTTCTCCGATGGCCTGCGCCTCACCTCCGCCGGCAAGGTGGTGCTGAAGCACGCCAAGGAGACTATTCATCACTACGAGATCATGAAATCCGATCTCGGCGACTTGCAGGGCAAGCGCACCGGCCGCGTCCACATCGCCTGCCTCGACAGTCTGGCCGTGCAGTTCATGCCGGAATTCGTGATGGGATTTCATCGCAAGAACCCCGCCGTCGACTTCCGCATCCGCGCCGACAACTTCAACAACATCTTCCATTTCGTTGCCGACGGCGACTGCGATATCGGCATCACCTTCGATCTCGCCCGGCCACACGATATCAAGCTGGTCCACGGCGTGCGCATGCCGCTGATGGTCATGGTCGCAAAACACCATCCGCTGGCCCGCCAGAAAAGCGCCACCCTGCAGGAATGCGCCCAGTTCAAGCTGCTGCTGCAGCTCGACAACGAGGTGATGAGCTCGATGATCGCTGTCGAACTCGCCTCGCTCGATCGCGTCGGGCGAACCCTTGTCGCTACCAACAACCAGATGATGCTGAAGCCGCTGATCCTATCGGGCGAAGGTGTGGCCTTCTTCACCCCGCTCGGCCTTCTGAAGGAGTTGAAGGCCGGCGACGTGGTCGCCCTGCCGATCGCCGGCTCCCGCCTGCAGAACATGGAGGTCGGCATCGTCGCACCCCATAACCGGCAGCTTACCCACGCCACCGAAGCCGTGATCGAGGCGCTCAGCGTCGATCTCGAAAAGTTCAGCAACCAGATCGCGGAGGTCATCAAGCGGTGA